In Erigeron canadensis isolate Cc75 chromosome 1, C_canadensis_v1, whole genome shotgun sequence, a single window of DNA contains:
- the LOC122599318 gene encoding NAD(P)H-quinone oxidoreductase subunit L, chloroplastic translates to MSSLSFNIPKALPSLPRCKFHPLSTPFNLKQSHTSSKPKKSSKLVVVNAKKTDDEFVLNKTSLAIQVGALLNTVASQPALAVTGVNYEEDIVWVLIQSAICAFLYFLVAPPLIMNWLRTRWYKRNLLEMYVQFMFVFLFFPGVLLWAPFLNFRKFPRDPDMKYPWSVPEDPSKIRNNYRKFPWATIDDYEV, encoded by the exons ATGAGCTCCTTGAGCTTCAACATCCCAAAGGCTTTGCCTTCTCTTCCTCGATGCAAATTTCATCCTCTCTCCACTCCATTCAATCTGAAACAATCCCATACCTCCTCCAAGCCAAAGAAGTCTTCT AAGCTTGTAGTTGTCAATGCGAAAAAGACCGATGATGAGTTCGTTTTGAACAAAACTAGCTTAGCAATACAAGTGGGAGCACTATTGAATACT gTTGCTAGCCAGCCAGCTCTGGCAGTGACTGGAGTAAACTATGAAGAGGATATTGTGTGGGTGTTGATACAATCAGCCATTTGTGCCTTCTTGTATTTCCTAGTGGCACCA CCGTTAATCATGAATTGGTTGAGGACAAGATGGTACAAGAGAAATCTTTTGGAAATGTATGTGCAGTTTATGTTTGTCTTCTTGTTCTTCCCAGG TGTGTTGCTTTGGGCACCATTTTTGAACTTTAGAAAGTTCCCAAGAGATCCAGACATGAAGTACCCTTGGTCTGTCCCTGAAGACCCTTCCAAAATTCGCAACAATTACAGAAAATTCCCTTGGGCTACTATTGATGATTATGAAGTTTAA